DNA sequence from the Pseudomonas tritici genome:
CATCATCGGTGTTTCGAAAATGCCGGGGGCGATGGTCATCACGCGAATGCCAAAGCGCGCCAGCTCACGTGCGGCGGGCAACGTCAGGCTGGCAATAGCGCCTTTGGAGGCGGCGTAGGCGGCCTGGCCGATTTGCCCGTCGAATGCGGCCACGGAAGCGGTATTGATGATCACACCGCGCTCGCCATCGTCATTCGCCTCGGTTTCAGCAATGGCGGCAGCCGCCAGGCGCAGCAGGTTGAAGCTGCCGATCAAGTTGACGTTGATCACCTGGGCAAAACTCGCCAGCCCGTGGGGGCCGTTTTTGCCGAGGATTTTTTCGCCACGCACCACGCCGGCGCAGTTCACCAGCCCATGCAAACCGCCAAACGCTGCAACCGTGGCCTGCACGGCGGATTCGGCAGCCGCTTCCTGGCTGATATCTGCCACTGCACTGCGGGCGTTCTCGCCGAGCTGCTGGGCCTTCGCCGCCAACGCGTCGGCGTTGAGGTCCACCAGCATCACTTTGGCACCAGCGGCAATGAGCATTTCAGCGGTAGCCGCACCGAGACCGGAAGCGCCGCCGCTGACCAGGAAGATCTTGTTTTCAATCTGCATTATTGTTCCCTTGAACGGTCCGAATGGTCGGAATAGTCGCTCTGGAGCGCCAGGGCGGCAATGGTCAAAACCTTCAAGCTAGCTGACTGTTTTGGCCAGTCATCGACCCCGCCGCTCAACAAGCGATGGGACGCATGCTGCTCACGGGTTTGACACCTGCCATGCTCTGACCGAAGCTGACGGCTTTGCTCTCCTGCCCACGCTTTCGGACGCCTGCATGTCAAAGTCACGCCGTTACTCCATCATCGGCCTGTGCGCCCTGTTGTCTATTGTGCTGATCTGGTATTTCTCCCG
Encoded proteins:
- a CDS encoding SDR family NAD(P)-dependent oxidoreductase encodes the protein MQIENKIFLVSGGASGLGAATAEMLIAAGAKVMLVDLNADALAAKAQQLGENARSAVADISQEAAAESAVQATVAAFGGLHGLVNCAGVVRGEKILGKNGPHGLASFAQVINVNLIGSFNLLRLAAAAIAETEANDDGERGVIINTASVAAFDGQIGQAAYAASKGAIASLTLPAARELARFGIRVMTIAPGIFETPMMAGMTPEVRDSLAAGVPFPPRLGKPAEYAALVRHIIENSMLNGEVIRLDGALRMAAK